One genomic segment of Gorilla gorilla gorilla isolate KB3781 chromosome 23, NHGRI_mGorGor1-v2.1_pri, whole genome shotgun sequence includes these proteins:
- the LOC129529432 gene encoding atherin-like, with the protein MLASFGGGGGGYSGPGRDARPPPPPPAAPRPGGAAPGQPPLRAPPPRALGARPTSALRAPQAVAGRGRSAPPRSAPSRAARRPAHARRPLPLQRGSAGSASPTVMMKLLLWSELPVNSAQRAGPPTSLLSLNIPPSPP; encoded by the exons ATGTTGGCGAGCtttggcggcggcggcggcggttaCTCCGGACCTGGACGGGACgcgcgcccgccgccgccgccgcccgccgcgCCCCGACCTGGGGGGGCCGCCCCGGGGCAGCCCCCCCTCCGCGCGCCCCCGCCCCGCGCGCTCGGCGCGCGCCCCACTAGCGCCCTGCGCGCGCCGCAGGCTGTAGCCGGCCGGGGTCGCAGCGCGCCTCCCCGCTCCGCCCCCTCGCGCGCCGCCCGGCGCCCCGCGCACGCGCGCCGCCCCCTGCCCCTTCAGCGAGGGTCTGCGGGGAGCGCGAGTCCAACG GTAATGATGAAACTCCTGCTCTGGTCCGAGCTACCGGTGAACAGCGCCCAGCGGGCCGGGCCCCCAACCTCGCTCCTGAGCCTGAACATCCCCCCATCCCCGCCGTGA